Proteins co-encoded in one Cupriavidus nantongensis genomic window:
- the ilvC gene encoding ketol-acid reductoisomerase, producing the protein MKVFYDKDADLSLIKGKNVTIIGYGSQGHAHALNLKDSGVNVTVGLRKSGASWNKAVNAGLQVKEVAEAVKNADVVMILLPDEQIADVYKNEVHANIKEGAALAFAHGFNVHYGAVIPRADLDVIMIAPKAPGHTVRATYTQGGGVPHLIAVHQNKSGAARDIALSYATANGGGRAGIIETNFREETETDLFGEQAVLCGGTVELIKAGFETLVEAGYAPEMAYFECLHELKLIVDLIYEGGIANMNYSISNNAEYGEYVTGPRVVTEETKKAMKQCLKDIQTGEYAKSFLLENKAGAPTLISRRRLNAEHEIEVVGEKLRAMMPWIAKNKMVDQSKN; encoded by the coding sequence ATGAAAGTGTTTTACGACAAGGACGCCGACCTCTCCCTGATCAAGGGCAAGAACGTCACTATCATCGGCTACGGCTCGCAGGGCCATGCCCACGCGCTGAACCTGAAGGATTCGGGCGTCAACGTGACGGTCGGCCTGCGCAAGAGCGGCGCGTCGTGGAACAAGGCCGTCAACGCCGGCCTGCAGGTCAAGGAAGTGGCCGAGGCCGTCAAGAACGCCGACGTGGTCATGATCCTGCTGCCGGACGAGCAGATCGCCGACGTGTACAAGAACGAAGTGCACGCCAACATCAAGGAAGGCGCTGCGCTGGCCTTCGCCCACGGCTTCAACGTGCACTACGGTGCCGTGATCCCGCGCGCCGACCTCGACGTGATCATGATCGCGCCGAAGGCCCCGGGCCACACCGTGCGCGCCACCTACACGCAAGGTGGCGGCGTGCCGCACCTGATCGCCGTGCACCAGAACAAGTCCGGCGCCGCCCGTGACATCGCGCTGTCTTACGCCACCGCCAACGGCGGCGGCCGTGCCGGCATCATCGAGACCAACTTCCGCGAAGAAACCGAGACCGACCTGTTCGGCGAGCAGGCCGTGCTGTGCGGCGGTACCGTCGAGCTGATCAAGGCCGGCTTCGAGACCCTGGTGGAAGCCGGCTACGCGCCGGAAATGGCCTACTTCGAGTGCCTGCATGAACTGAAGCTGATCGTCGACCTGATCTACGAAGGCGGCATCGCCAACATGAACTACTCGATCTCCAATAACGCCGAATATGGTGAATACGTCACCGGCCCGCGCGTGGTGACCGAGGAGACCAAGAAGGCGATGAAGCAGTGCCTGAAGGACATCCAGACCGGCGAATACGCCAAGAGCTTCCTGCTGGAGAACAAGGCCGGCGCCCCGACCCTGATCTCGCGCCGCCGCCTGAACGCCGAGCACGAAATCGAAGTGGTGGGCGAGAAGCTGCGCGCGATGATGCCGTGGATCGCCAAGAACAAGATGGTCGACCAGTCGAAGAACTGA
- a CDS encoding phosphatidylserine decarboxylase gives MNYPHPLIAREGWPFLAGAFVISLLVHASAGFWWALPLWIITVFVLQFFRDPPRPIPSQPNAVLAPADGRIVVVEKTMDPYAQREALKISVFMNVFNVHSNRVSVDGAVEKVEYFPGKFVNADLDKASTENERNAVLIRRSADGQLVTLVQVAGLVARRILCYTKPGDNLSRGQRYGFIRFGSRVDVYLPLDARPRVTIGEKVSASSTILAELDVQ, from the coding sequence ATGAACTATCCTCATCCGCTGATCGCCCGTGAAGGCTGGCCGTTCCTGGCCGGCGCCTTTGTCATCTCGCTGCTGGTGCATGCCAGCGCGGGCTTCTGGTGGGCGCTGCCGCTGTGGATCATCACGGTGTTCGTGCTGCAGTTCTTCCGCGACCCGCCGCGTCCGATCCCGTCGCAGCCCAATGCCGTGCTGGCCCCGGCCGACGGCCGCATCGTCGTGGTCGAGAAGACCATGGACCCGTACGCCCAGCGCGAGGCGCTGAAGATCAGCGTCTTCATGAACGTCTTCAACGTGCACTCGAACCGCGTCTCGGTCGACGGCGCGGTGGAGAAGGTCGAATACTTTCCCGGCAAGTTCGTCAATGCCGACCTTGACAAGGCCTCGACCGAAAACGAGCGCAACGCCGTGCTGATCCGGCGCTCGGCCGACGGCCAGCTGGTGACGCTGGTGCAGGTGGCGGGCCTGGTGGCGCGCCGCATCCTGTGCTACACCAAGCCCGGCGACAACCTCTCGCGCGGCCAGCGCTACGGCTTTATCCGCTTCGGCTCGCGCGTCGACGTGTACCTGCCGCTCGACGCACGCCCGCGCGTGACCATCGGCGAGAAGGTGTCGGCCTCGTCGACCATCCTCGCCGAACTCGACGTGCAGTGA